The genomic interval TCTTCTCGTCGTCACATTTATGCTCCAaaggattttttttccttcttcttgaGTCTTGAATTTTATTAGCCGGTTCTTGCAAGTACTATTaatttgaattaattatagtggagtaactttttttttctgattctAAAATGGAAAAAGCACTTGAGGATCCCTGATGATTGAGAGTTACACCTGTATCATTTATAATCAGACAAAAGATAGTATCCTTCCGGTTCTGTAGCAGAATAGCTCAATCTATTGTTAATTATGTCTATTACATATCTAGAGTGTTATAAAGCTTTCTTTTGCTCCATAAAGGTGCTCTTTCACATGATACCTTTCTTGGTTGCTGTTGCTCTTTAGTTGCTACATATCGTTGTAAAGTCACTCGGTAAATTTTTCTTCACCATGACATGCCTCCTTTCAGGCAGAGAACTCTTGGTGATCTTACACATTGCAGCCAATGTCACTTGGTCCAAGGACAGTTTTGTGGAGACTGCTTGGATATGAGGTAGGTTTTCCTATATTATTACTTTTCTgtcttcttttcatttcttactAAAACTACCTATTCTCGTTCCAATGAGAATGGAAAGTTGTACCCATACCTCAAGGATAAGTCACCACAAACTTCTAAGACAAGCCACTAATTCAGTTGTTGGCATGCTTATTTAGTCTTCAATAATCCACAGATATGGAGAGAATGTGATTGAAGCCAACCAAAATCCTGATTGGATTTGCCCTGTTTGCCGAGGTATCTGTAACTGCAGTGTCTGCTTGAGTGGAAAGGTAAAACTTAAATCCTTGATGGCGGATATAATGGTTTCCTTTTGCatttcaaaagaaacaaatggAAGGGACAATACCGTGCAGTACACACATATGCACATAGACAGAGTTTTTATGACACGTACGTTCAGTCAATCCACAGTTTGGTATCATGGCTTTTTTTTGTATAGTGGAAGGAAAAGACCATAAGtacaaattcaaaaaataaaaataaaagcacCTGACATGGGGGAACCAATGgctaaacattgttcatgcATCAGTTCATAATCTGGGTTATAAGTATGTAGGATATTTCAGATCCTTATTTAGCCCATAGTTCACAAAGAAAATCATAACCGTTGAGTGCACTGCAATTGTTGTATGATTTGTATACAGACACAGGAATTAATACATGATGATATCAAAGAACTGCATGACGAATACCTCATGGGGAAAGATGTGAATTCCTTTGGTAGTGAGCATGTTCCCGCAGAAGACGTGAGCGTGCTCAATACTGCTACTATTTCTTGTCAAGTGGTTGGTGGGACAAAGAAAGATCCAAAAAGGAGCACGAGTAGCGCAGATGTTTCTACAGAAGACATGGGCAAGCTAGATGCTGCTGGTGATGTTGAAGGTGAAACTAATAAACAACTAAGAAGGAGCAAGAGGACAAGTACTGCGCATGTTGCAGAAGACCTGGGTAACCTAGATGCTGCTGGTGATGTTGATGGTGAGACAAAAAAGGAACCAAGAAGAAGCACAAGGATGAGGAGGAACTAAACATTTCTATGTAAAAAATATGATTGACATGATGCCCTAAAATACAGCAAATAGTCTTGACAGAATGAGTGAAAGGTTGTACAAACCAATCACTTTTTCATAACAGATACTCCTTTTTTGTTAGCAGGGCAGcctaatgttttttttttggagattTTATTGGCATAGAGGAACTATATTTGAATTGCACTTCTATATACATGGAAGTATGGAGTATCGGTAGTATCTAGTCTGTGTTTCAGGAACCACTATATAAGTTGAATGTACTCTATTCATGATTCAGAATGAAAACCAACATTTCCAAACACATAGTATTGATATCCTTACAGGAAGTCACAGACAAAAAGCGTTTTATAAAGTTAGGAACTTGCCGAAATGGCATTCTATTTTTCTTGCACAAATTGAGTCATTCTGTTCTGTACAGGTTACAACTTTGGCTGAACTTGACTTTATCATGTTAACATAATAGCGTCAGCCTGGCATGTGCTATTTAAATAGCCTTCATGATCTGCATAACCCTGAATATAATTACAAAGTTCAGTATAGGCTTCCATTGGGAGGAAATTTCCCCCCTCAGTACTCGGACCCTTTTACCTCTTGTTAACAGTGGCTTTGTCATATCAGAAAATTCTTGAAAAGGTTGTAGAGCGAGTATTTCTGTAACTTGTTCACCTCATACCATGAATTAAGCACTTCAAGATTTTTGTCTGTTCCTGAGAAGGTTAATTGGACGCTCAAATTACAGTCAAAAGTCCCACCATTGCTTTTGCATTTTGAGTTTGGTACTGCACAGTCCTCGCCATTAAGGCAGACGGAGTAGTCTCCTGAGCAAGCTTTGCACCCAAATTTCTTCCAGTACAAGTTTTGAAGGATACCCCTGTCGAATTCAAGTACCTGTATGATCAAAATTCAGAGCACTGCTTTAGCTTTCAAGAATGGAAGCGAGAAATAGAGAAATTCATCAACTATCGGCAAGGATTGTGTACCAAGGTGAAACTAGTTATGGTATTGGAGTCATCAGCAACCAATATTGGTGGTGATCTTGCTGCATACTTGCGTCCAGCAAATGCCACCATGTACGGGCCTACCTTACTGCCCTGAGCAAGTCATGATAATTTCATTAACTTAGAATTCAGTCATGAAGAGCAATTGTAAAATTACTATTGAGATCACACAAGTTATAGATATTGCTTCCAATTTAGACACACTTGACAATACTTTCTGAAGAAGCATTATGACATGTGTTTTCACATGAAACATTTTCAGGAGTAACCAAAGAATTTCGTTAGTAAGAACTAGAGGTCAAACATCATTCAGAATGACTTTCAAGGATTTTGCAATTGATTTCTTTTGGCATATCCGAATCCCCTATATGTTGTTATGTCAAATTAGTCTCACCAATCTATGGAGAAACAGGTAGAATCAAGTTAAGTAATAATGCTGGCATAATTTCTTAAGCATTATGAAACCTGGTATTGTGAGTGAAAGTTCAGAAATAGATAGCATGATCTCATAGCATACATGAACACACACGCTACAGATGAGTTGAGcctattttatattttcaaactAATTAAAAGATGAGCTAAGGTTCTTATATTTCATACCGGCTCAGAGTTACTACTATTGATGGAAAGGAAGGAGATCTCATCGACTTTGGGTCGAAACAAAGCATGTTGTGCACCCTTCAGAGAGAGACGCGAATCACAGGGCGAAAGTTGGGTCTGATTGAAAAAGAACGAGTCTTTGGTTGAAAACACAAGACCAAATGTAAAACCGTCCCATCTTTGTATCGTTGCATCTGAACAAGGATCAAACACACCATTTGTATCACTTCCAGCATCGGCGACAAATATCGTCATCTTAATCAACAACAGCATGATCAtgatcatcctcttcttcatCGTCGATTTCATCCTCATAATGATCTTGGAGACTTCGACCTCACCAGTCTGAATCAATAAATAGACAAACCGTCAACCATTTTGCATGcccttaatttatattttttgcgAGCAATACAATGTTCATAAGATTCGGAaacaataaattaatataggATCATAGAGACTAGGACAAGGAGAAAAAAATCAAGAAATATTGAAGGTACAGCAGCAGAcctaaaggaaaaaaagatgAGACAGATAACCCAAGTCTCAAAGTTACGCAAACCCTAATAGGAAGATTAGGTTATATATTGCTATATAATTATTCATCCGAGACGCGCCAAACGGTTATCCAGGCATATATGTTGGATCTTGTCCAATAAAGCGGTTATGGAAGTTTGATGTTGCTTACGGGACAAGATTTTAAGAGATATTTTCACCTTCGTCAAATTTACTCCAATCTTCGAATTTGCAAAATGAGAGGACTCCTCAATTTCCATTAGCTTGGAGAGAGAGTCCATGTTGAGTTTTTTATTTACAAAATGATATTTGACAAGTAAATTTAGTAAAACTTTGTTATCGTTGCCCATTTGGTCCAGTGGCATCAGTCTCTCTTTGTACACGCATAGTTTATCCTTGATCTTGTTGATAATTTCTGCATAAGAATTCAAGAAGCATTctcatgttttcttttgcTAAAGCATTTTGGATTTGCGTAATTTGCTCTTGGGGTATCCAACTTGTAATCTAGTATTCTAGTGCTTATACTGTAATTCTTGTATAATTACTCTTGAGCTTGCGCTGCCACTAGGAATTCTGAAAACAGACATCAAGCAGTATCACCCTTATTAATCTGATCCCTAGTGTGTATGTGCTCAAGGCTAGGGTCACCCTTCTATCGATATCTAATTCTATTCTTACCCTATAATGTATGCTCTACAGAGATTCAAAATCGATTTAACCAGGGAGAAAAATGGTGAGACCCAAGAATGGTATCAAGGAAGAGAGGCCTTCATTTTTTTAAGGTTATTCTACTAGGCTACTCCACTCGACATTTGGTAATCAACTGTATTTACCTACTGAGACTTTTACTGCTCTCTTTACTGTTTGATTACGAATTTTCTCTGTGAGTTCCCTTATGTTCTAAGCATGTTTAAATCCTCTATCAATTGCATACTCATAAACTCTTAGTCTTGGCTTTCTTTCGTTGTCTTTGAAGAGGATGCCCCCACCATTCTTGTATCTTATAAGGACCTATCTGATAATGCAAGATGATCTATCCCTTATTGTTCTTTTATGTTTATTACACCACttctcatgcctttatataggcaaacatctttgtgcaattcatgcatttgcatataacatgcatggaagcaaagtcaatatttttccttgattcatgctcaatgttgacatgctcatcaatgcattcttctttctttggcAAACAAATTAGTCACATATCACCCTAAGGTTGTAGCtttgtttcttaccttcaacaaaggcTGCTCTAAGTTTTAACAAAATTAGCTCAATCAATTAATGAGTCACCAAAACAATAGATGTGCTTGATTTAACTatgtgaacatcacatagttttcTCACCTCGATTAAGGAGGGACTGACCCTATCAATAAATCAGAAGGTGTGAGCCTGTGAAGAATATCTTAAGCTTGTCAAACTATTTAGACCTGCTTGCCTTGCTAGTGTTTTGGCTCTTACTTAGCCTATTGTATTGGATTGCTTGGTCCCTCTCTTTAGTGTGATGCCGGATATCTAAGCAGTTATATATTGGTACATCATTATGCTGGAATTGTACTGATgttggttttattttatttttttcttatagaAATCAATCTCTCCTCTTCATCTCTTTCTCTAAAAAAGTTCCATTGCACTGGAAACATAGTCACAAAGAGCAAATAGAAGCTGCTTTGAGTAACCAAGATCTCGTGCAGCAGCAGATATAGGATTACGAAGATGGTTGAGTATTACATTCTCATCTAAATCATTTTTGCTTTTAGCTGCTTGATGTTTTGACTCAGCATGCTTTGGATTTACTCTTCATTTGATTTGAACCTCATTTAACTCGATCATGTTTTGGAATTGTTCTCTTTTTCCACATAATCGATCACTATCTCGCTACGAGTTCAATTCACAAAACTGAGGATCCTCCTACtcctatattatatattctgGAGTCTTTGTAATGTTAACAGcacgataaaatcatttgtgatctttttttttccaagaAAGCAAAAAATGAAGGAAATAAATGTGATGTGTGTAAATTAAAGGTGGTCTGGTTTTTCTTGCTTGCTAAACAACTGCACATTGAAACATAGTAATTACTAGATAGAGAGCCCGCGCCCAGGCGCGATTATTGATGGTTGACAGTTTATTTCTATGGCTAATTGATGGTGGTAAGTTTGTAAAGTTAGTTAATTAGTTCTTAATTAGCAACATTACTGTCCTACATAAGAAGACTATCATACTTTGTCATATTACCAGGTTTCACTTACATCTTCATTGGAGTTTATGCTCACAAAATAGCATCACACTATAATATATAAGCACAATATTATACATGAGCATCCCAGCTAAACTAAAGCAGCTGCTGTGTATTGAAGGTTCATGAGGAGTTTCCACAAAAAAATACTCCTATTTTGATCTGTCATATTAATTAAGACCTCATCCAAAAATGTAGACTGTTGACTTCAGTCGAAGCTGTTATGAAGATGTTAGTGCAGCAAAACTCATGCAAATAGCTAGTTCATTTTCTGTTTGCTTAGTCTCTGACcggttggtgatgatgatgcatGTTTGTTTCCTTTCCTGTTATGCAGATATATAAAATGGAAATAGTTAATTAGACCTAATCTgcattgtcaaattgaattGAAGTCATTCACAGACTTaccctttattttttttctcactcTCTGGTGTGAACATGCATATTTCAGTCGTTTGTCCTATTCGGTTTTTTTCATAATTCAGACGTTCAGGTGTTTCAGCAGTAGGGTGGACGGTATGGCCTGATGTTTGTGTGGACTGAGGGGCTTGGTGCACATCTTTGACCGAGAATTCACTGTTGTAGCTCATTTTGATTTCAAAGAGATGGGTTTGACCTATTGTGTTTGTGATCTCCTCTGGTAATTCTGTCTCACTTGCATAGAATCTTCTATTGAGGAGTTCTCGGCAAGACGCTCCGAAAAGTTCCTCGGCTGGTCTCCCCATTAAAGTCACCATGGATTCGTTAGTGTCGTCTTCAATTATCATGTAGACCTTGTAGCTGTATGCAAGTGTGGAGGTTAGTGAACAAAGATAGTAAAAGAAAGGTAAATGAAATTACTGTTGGAGGTTTGTTGGAATGAAAAATGTTTGGTCAAATTCGTTTAATCTATAGGTTATATGAGAATAGAATTTACCATGGAAGTGGTATCACTTCAGAAAGATGGTCTGGACAATTGTATTTATTGTTCTCCTCTTTATTCTTGAGAACTTTAAAGCATTCGGGAATGGGGCAGCCCTTGTACCACCAGCCGTTGTCAGAAAAATCTATAATCTTACCAACAACATAGACAGGTTCTCCCTGCTGGTCATATATTTTGTTAGTGTTTAAAAACAAAGGTTTGCATATAAGTTGAATGAAGAAATTGTGGATACCAGATGTTCCTCAGGGTTGAGAGCGTTCAGTTCCGATAATTTGATTCGAGCTTGTTGGTCTTGTTCTTCAGCTGTCAGACACCTAAATGGTATTGGAAGCATTTTAACTTTGTCGTCTGGTCCACTGAATCTGGAAAAAAGTAAATGTGGATAATAGAAAATGATCAGCTGAAATATGTTGTAGTGAAAATGGTGGTCAAATCACTTACTCAGTCTTGTATTCTTCCCTCTGTGGAATAGTTGGGTCTATGATGATGCATGTATGGTTGGTGTTTGATCCTTTTGCACGACCTGTGCAAGATATCATCAGTTTTGTAGTAGACATTGGTATTAACAAAATTGTAATGGATAGTTTTTAGAGATTGTTTACGGTAGTATGTGCTTAATTTTAAGCTAGTAATGACAGCTAGCGTCGACAGTTCTGAGCTTAGCACGGTTTCAAGAGGAAATTGTCGAGCAACATCTCCCCAAAGGGTGATTTTAAGGGTTTCTCTCCTGTATAAAATATATGACAGTCAGTAAGTTGTTTTGAAGCAGTTTcttttataaaagaaaaaaaaaagaagagacaTCAATATATAGAACATGGAGGTATAATTAGTACCTGGAATTGTGAAG from Argentina anserina chromosome 2, drPotAnse1.1, whole genome shotgun sequence carries:
- the LOC126783824 gene encoding uncharacterized protein LOC126783824 encodes the protein MDSLSKLMEIEESSHFANSKIGVNLTKTGEVEVSKIIMRMKSTMKKRMIMIMLLLIKMTIFVADAGSDTNGVFDPCSDATIQRWDGFTFGLVFSTKDSFFFNQTQLSPCDSRLSLKGAQHALFRPKVDEISFLSINSSNSEPGSKVGPYMVAFAGRKYAARSPPILVADDSNTITSFTLVLEFDRGILQNLYWKKFGCKACSGDYSVCLNGEDCAVPNSKCKSNGGTFDCNLSVQLTFSGTDKNLEVLNSWYEVNKLQKYSLYNLFKNFLI